In Neisseriaceae bacterium CLB008, one genomic interval encodes:
- the phnL gene encoding phosphonate C-P lyase system protein PhnL codes for MSEVIIDAKNVCKQFVLHHQNSAKLKVLANVNFAAHAGSCLILSGQSGSGKSTLLRMMYGNYLASSGELKVKQGEGWVDMVSANPRQIVALRRHTIGYVSQFLKTIPRVSTLNVVMQPALERGWDADAAKARASALLTRLNIPAHLWDLAPSTFSGGEQQRVNIARGFMVDWPVLLLDEPTASLDERNRDVVLELIREAKANHSTVIGIFHDAYVRQAIGDRQYDVLNNEVYDYVD; via the coding sequence ATGTCTGAAGTCATTATTGATGCTAAGAATGTGTGTAAACAGTTTGTGTTACACCATCAAAACAGCGCCAAGCTCAAGGTCTTGGCCAACGTTAACTTTGCCGCGCACGCAGGCTCTTGCCTGATTTTATCGGGCCAGTCTGGTTCGGGTAAATCCACGCTGTTGCGCATGATGTACGGCAACTACTTGGCCAGCAGCGGCGAGCTGAAGGTCAAGCAGGGCGAGGGCTGGGTTGACATGGTCAGCGCCAATCCACGCCAAATCGTGGCCTTGCGCCGCCACACCATTGGCTATGTCAGCCAGTTTTTGAAAACCATTCCACGCGTGTCTACCCTGAATGTGGTGATGCAGCCAGCCTTAGAGCGTGGTTGGGACGCAGACGCGGCCAAGGCGCGCGCCAGCGCCTTGTTGACGCGCTTAAACATCCCGGCCCATCTGTGGGATTTAGCCCCCAGCACGTTCTCGGGCGGCGAACAGCAGCGGGTCAACATTGCCCGCGGGTTTATGGTGGACTGGCCGGTGTTGCTGTTAGACGAACCGACGGCGTCTTTAGACGAGCGCAATCGCGACGTGGTGCTGGAGCTGATTCGTGAAGCCAAGGCCAACCACAGTACCGTCATCGGGATTTTCCATGACGCTTACGTGCGCCAAGCCATTGGGGATAGACAATATGATGTGTTAAACAATGAGGTGTATGACTATGTTGACTGA
- a CDS encoding alpha-D-ribose 1-methylphosphonate 5-phosphate C-P-lyase PhnJ, translated as MNGLETAPVGGVHAEAELYNFAYLDEQTKRMLRRGLLKAVAIPGYQVPFGGREMPLPYGWGTGGIQVTASIIGSDDVLKVIDQGADDTTNAISIRHFFERTTGVATTTRTVEADIIQTRHRIPEQALSAGQILVFQVPIPDPLRFIEPSEVETRTMHALQDYGVINVKLYEDISRFGHISTAYAYPVRVNNHYIMDPSPIPKFDNPKLNQSAALMLFGAGREKRLYALPPYTQVESLDFEDFPFEIQKWPECCAICGSATSFLDEVVMDDQGQHMFVCSDTDYCQEQVQMKEASCN; from the coding sequence ATGAACGGATTAGAAACCGCGCCGGTCGGCGGCGTACATGCCGAAGCCGAGCTATATAACTTTGCCTATTTAGACGAACAAACCAAGCGCATGCTGCGCCGCGGCCTGTTAAAAGCCGTTGCCATTCCGGGCTATCAGGTGCCGTTTGGCGGGCGTGAAATGCCCTTGCCTTACGGTTGGGGGACGGGCGGGATTCAGGTGACGGCCAGCATCATCGGCAGCGACGACGTGTTGAAAGTCATCGACCAGGGCGCCGACGACACCACCAATGCCATTTCCATTCGTCACTTTTTTGAGCGCACCACCGGCGTGGCGACCACCACCCGCACCGTTGAGGCCGACATCATCCAAACCCGTCACCGCATTCCAGAGCAGGCCTTAAGCGCCGGCCAGATCTTGGTGTTTCAGGTGCCGATTCCAGATCCGCTGCGCTTTATTGAGCCGTCAGAAGTGGAAACCCGCACCATGCACGCCCTACAAGATTACGGCGTGATCAATGTGAAGCTGTATGAAGACATTTCTCGCTTCGGCCACATTTCTACGGCCTATGCCTACCCAGTACGGGTGAACAATCACTACATCATGGACCCTTCGCCGATTCCTAAGTTTGATAACCCCAAGCTGAACCAAAGCGCGGCCTTGATGCTGTTCGGGGCGGGGCGTGAAAAACGCCTCTACGCCTTACCGCCGTATACCCAGGTGGAAAGCTTAGATTTTGAAGACTTCCCGTTTGAGATTCAGAAGTGGCCTGAGTGCTGTGCCATTTGCGGCAGCGCCACGTCTTTCTTGGATGAGGTGGTGATGGACGATCAGGGGCAGCACATGTTCGTGTGTTCAGACACCGACTACTGTCAGGAACAAGTTCAAATGAAAGAGGCATCATGCAATTAG
- a CDS encoding alpha-D-ribose 1-methylphosphonate 5-triphosphate diphosphatase: MTMLTEQVLTNAQIVLKDQVVQGSIHLENGRIVAIDAGTSQLPHAQDMGGSYLIPGMVELHTDNLEKFMTPRPKVNWPTLSAMLSHDGQVASAGITTVFDALSIGDISPKGDRMANLEPMMAALSHAQQEGLTRVAHKIHLRCEVAHPETYDIFQRCVQNEQVGLVSLMDHSPGQRQFQQIEQYRIYYQGKYGLSLAQMEAFEHSQLANAQAYSHKHRLAIAEQCRDQQVVMASHDDATFEHVAESHQLGMSIAEFPTSIEAAKHSTDKGLRVLMGAPNIVRGGSHSGNVAASSLATQGFLDILSSDYYPNSLLHAAFMLTDEAIGFDLPQAIRTVSHNPAQAVNLTDRGELAPGKLADLVQVSLHGQQPIVRKVWKQGVRVI; the protein is encoded by the coding sequence ATGACTATGTTGACTGAGCAAGTGCTGACCAATGCCCAAATCGTGTTAAAAGACCAAGTGGTGCAGGGCAGTATTCATCTGGAAAATGGGCGCATTGTGGCCATCGACGCCGGCACCAGCCAGCTACCGCACGCGCAAGACATGGGTGGGAGTTATTTAATTCCCGGCATGGTTGAGCTACACACCGACAACCTTGAAAAATTCATGACGCCACGCCCTAAAGTAAACTGGCCCACGCTGTCGGCCATGCTCAGTCACGATGGTCAGGTGGCCAGCGCCGGCATCACCACCGTATTTGACGCCTTATCCATCGGCGACATCAGCCCTAAGGGCGACCGCATGGCCAATCTTGAGCCAATGATGGCAGCGCTTAGTCACGCCCAGCAAGAGGGCTTAACGCGGGTGGCGCATAAAATCCACCTGCGCTGCGAAGTGGCCCACCCTGAAACCTATGATATTTTTCAGCGCTGCGTGCAAAATGAGCAGGTCGGGCTGGTGTCGCTGATGGACCATTCGCCGGGGCAGCGCCAGTTTCAACAAATCGAGCAGTATCGGATTTACTACCAGGGCAAATATGGCCTGTCGCTGGCGCAGATGGAAGCGTTTGAACACAGCCAGTTGGCCAATGCGCAAGCCTATAGCCACAAGCATCGTTTAGCCATTGCCGAACAGTGTCGTGATCAGCAAGTGGTCATGGCCAGCCACGACGATGCGACGTTTGAACACGTGGCTGAATCGCATCAGCTGGGCATGAGCATCGCCGAGTTCCCTACCTCGATTGAGGCGGCTAAGCACTCGACAGATAAAGGCCTACGCGTGTTGATGGGGGCGCCCAACATCGTGCGCGGCGGCTCTCATTCAGGCAATGTGGCCGCCAGTAGCTTGGCCACTCAGGGCTTCTTGGATATTTTATCCAGCGACTATTATCCCAACAGCTTGCTGCATGCGGCCTTTATGCTGACCGACGAGGCCATTGGCTTTGACCTTCCGCAGGCGATTCGCACCGTGAGCCACAATCCGGCGCAGGCGGTGAACCTCACCGATAGAGGTGAGCTGGCGCCGGGTAAGTTGGCCGACTTGGTGCAGGTGTCTTTGCATGGGCAGCAGCCGATTGTGCGCAAAGTCTGGAAACAAGGCGTGAGGGTGATTTAA
- the phnK gene encoding phosphonate C-P lyase system protein PhnK, which produces MQLATHTATVAKQSGHIEQPLLKVEGLGKLYGPNKGCQGVDFEVYPGEVIGIVGESGSGKSTLLSVLSGRLAPDAGQITYVSADGLLRDVYEASEAERRQLLRTDWGFVEQNARDGLRMGVSAGANISERLMAQGSRHYGFLNQTAKDWLTRVEIAENRVNDFPKTFSGGMQQRLQIARNLVSNPRLVFMDEPTSSLDVSVQAKLLDLIRFLVREYNLSIILVTHDLAVARILADRLLVMQNSRVVESGLTDQILDDPQHPYTQLLVSSILQV; this is translated from the coding sequence ATGCAATTAGCGACACACACTGCGACCGTGGCGAAGCAGTCAGGCCACATAGAACAGCCTTTATTGAAGGTGGAGGGATTAGGCAAGCTGTACGGGCCGAATAAGGGCTGCCAAGGCGTGGATTTTGAGGTTTATCCTGGTGAAGTGATTGGCATTGTGGGCGAATCAGGCTCGGGTAAATCGACTTTATTGTCGGTGCTGTCCGGCCGCTTAGCGCCCGATGCCGGCCAGATTACCTACGTCAGCGCCGACGGCCTGCTGCGTGACGTGTATGAGGCTTCTGAGGCCGAGCGGCGCCAGCTGCTGCGCACCGACTGGGGTTTTGTCGAGCAAAATGCCCGCGACGGCTTGCGGATGGGCGTTTCTGCCGGCGCCAACATCAGCGAACGGCTGATGGCGCAGGGCAGCCGCCATTATGGTTTTTTAAACCAAACCGCCAAAGACTGGCTGACCCGAGTGGAAATCGCCGAAAACCGCGTCAATGACTTTCCTAAAACCTTTTCTGGCGGCATGCAGCAGCGCTTGCAAATCGCCCGCAACTTGGTGTCCAACCCACGGCTGGTGTTTATGGACGAGCCGACCAGCAGCCTCGACGTGTCGGTGCAGGCCAAGCTGTTGGACTTAATCCGTTTCTTGGTGCGTGAATACAATCTGTCGATTATTTTGGTGACCCATGACTTGGCCGTGGCCCGTATTTTGGCCGACCGTCTGTTGGTGATGCAAAACTCGCGCGTGGTTGAAAGCGGCTTGACCGATCAAATTTTGGATGACCCGCAGCATCCCTATACCCAACTGTTGGTTTCTTCCATTTTACAGGTTTAA
- the phnP gene encoding phosphonate metabolism protein PhnP encodes MSLELTLLGTGDAAQVPVFGCDCLVCVRARAIISYQRKPCSALLRYRGHTILLDSGLADLAHRFKSGDISHILQTHYHPDHVQGLLHLRWGMGPSIPVSGPVDEEGFADLYKHPGILSFQPGLSHGDTLLFDDLRITALNLVHSKPTLGYLIQTPNSNVVYCTDTVGLPDDTLAQLQALALDCLIIDCSHPPQAITPRNHNDVNLVLALARQLNCEEVILTHLGHKMDLWLHHHPHALPIGISVGRDDMKITFA; translated from the coding sequence ATGTCTTTAGAATTGACGCTATTGGGCACCGGCGATGCGGCTCAAGTACCGGTGTTTGGCTGCGACTGTCTGGTGTGCGTGCGTGCCCGTGCCATCATTTCCTACCAGCGTAAGCCTTGTTCGGCCTTATTACGCTATCGTGGCCACACGATTTTGCTCGACAGCGGCCTAGCGGATTTGGCCCACCGCTTTAAAAGCGGCGACATCAGCCACATTCTGCAAACTCATTATCATCCCGACCACGTGCAGGGGCTGTTACACCTGCGCTGGGGCATGGGGCCCAGCATTCCTGTGTCTGGTCCGGTGGACGAAGAGGGGTTTGCCGACCTGTATAAACACCCGGGTATTTTGTCGTTTCAGCCAGGCTTAAGCCACGGAGACACCTTGCTGTTTGACGATTTGCGCATCACAGCGCTCAATCTGGTGCATTCCAAGCCTACTTTGGGCTATTTGATTCAAACCCCGAACAGCAACGTGGTGTACTGCACCGACACGGTTGGGCTACCAGACGACACTTTGGCGCAGCTACAGGCCTTGGCGCTGGACTGCTTAATCATTGATTGCAGCCATCCGCCGCAGGCGATTACGCCGCGCAACCACAATGACGTCAATTTGGTGCTGGCTTTGGCCAGACAGCTAAACTGTGAGGAAGTCATCTTGACCCACCTCGGCCACAAAATGGACCTGTGGCTACACCATCATCCTCATGCCTTGCCGATCGGCATCAGCGTGGGGCGTGACGACATGAAAATAACGTTTGCCTGA
- a CDS encoding carbon-phosphorus lyase complex subunit PhnI yields the protein MYVAVKGGEKAIAAAHQMLGRYRRGQAQVSELSLAQIEQQLPMGVARVMTEGSLYDPELAALAIKQSAGDLVEAIFLLRAYRTTLPRFGATLPLETAHMSLLRRVSAVYKDVPGGQLLGPTFDYTHRLLDFALAAEGSVATDEPRVETEQALAACPHVLDLLVQEGLVMAPDAARHAPESDITREPMQYPSNRAQRLQLLARGDEGFLLSLAYSTQRGYGRTHPFLGEIRIGDMMVWLAPEELGFEIPIGTIQITECEMVNQFVETDDGDAQFTRGYGLGFGYCERKTMAMALVDRALCVEEWGDEVISPAQDEEFVLSHCDNVEASGFVSHLKLPHYVDFQSELELLRKIRAQRLAAKADQGAHSAAAEALSLQEELK from the coding sequence ATGTATGTAGCGGTAAAAGGGGGCGAGAAGGCGATTGCCGCCGCCCACCAAATGTTGGGGCGCTATCGTCGCGGTCAGGCGCAGGTAAGCGAATTGTCTTTGGCCCAAATTGAGCAACAGCTGCCGATGGGCGTGGCCCGTGTGATGACGGAAGGCTCGCTCTACGACCCAGAGCTAGCGGCCCTCGCGATCAAGCAAAGCGCCGGCGATCTGGTGGAGGCGATTTTCCTACTGCGTGCCTATCGCACCACCTTGCCGCGCTTTGGCGCGACGCTGCCTCTGGAAACGGCCCACATGAGCCTATTGCGGCGCGTGTCTGCCGTCTACAAAGACGTGCCGGGCGGCCAGCTCTTGGGCCCGACCTTTGATTACACTCATCGTCTATTGGATTTTGCCTTGGCGGCTGAAGGTTCGGTGGCGACAGACGAGCCAAGGGTTGAGACAGAGCAGGCTTTGGCGGCTTGCCCACATGTTTTAGATTTATTGGTGCAAGAAGGCTTGGTGATGGCGCCAGACGCCGCCCGCCATGCGCCCGAAAGCGACATCACCCGCGAGCCTATGCAATATCCGAGCAACCGTGCCCAGCGCCTACAGCTCTTGGCCCGTGGCGACGAAGGCTTTTTACTGTCTTTGGCTTATTCCACCCAGCGTGGCTATGGCCGTACCCATCCCTTCTTGGGCGAAATCCGCATCGGCGACATGATGGTGTGGCTGGCGCCGGAAGAGCTGGGCTTCGAGATCCCGATTGGCACCATCCAGATCACCGAGTGCGAAATGGTGAACCAGTTTGTAGAAACCGACGATGGTGATGCTCAATTTACCCGTGGTTATGGCTTGGGTTTTGGCTATTGCGAACGCAAAACCATGGCCATGGCGTTGGTGGACCGCGCTCTGTGCGTTGAGGAATGGGGCGATGAGGTGATTTCACCAGCTCAGGACGAAGAATTTGTGCTGTCTCATTGCGACAACGTGGAGGCTTCTGGCTTCGTGTCGCATCTGAAGCTGCCGCACTATGTCGACTTCCAATCTGAGCTGGAACTGTTACGGAAAATTCGGGCGCAGCGCTTGGCCGCCAAGGCTGACCAAGGTGCCCACAGCGCAGCTGCCGAAGCGCTGAGCCTGCAAGAGGAACTTAAATGA